The Candidatus Polarisedimenticolia bacterium genome window below encodes:
- a CDS encoding tetratricopeptide repeat protein has product MLYNRRMVPCHPGFFRRPALAVFLLLLPWLAACGRGAGSPPSPSSTAAPGGPSVRAQAENLLRRGDPRGAMELLSRYSDPKDPDIAFLLGEAALRSGRYARAEKAFRRVLASRPDDLPASMRLARIAFLEARYGPAREQLDWILARSPDHAEARALRSRIRLRTGDLNGAAADARRWSQLAPDAAEPLRILGAVQRKRGDPSGAVEVLKRAVALDPADLPSRQELAKAYSEAGQPALAEETSREVARLERREREVSRRRLEASYHRVAAIQALDRGNPSQALKSYQDALSHDPENVDLLLEAGETALKAGIPAVAEEYLDRAVKLEPYRPAVRRARGEVLLELGKAEASLADLLEAARLDPGDPAVHRSLAKTYGVLNRPEAEEEAALAADLEKGAGVPPLAGPTP; this is encoded by the coding sequence GTGCTCTATAATCGCCGCATGGTGCCTTGCCATCCAGGCTTCTTCCGGCGTCCGGCTCTCGCCGTCTTCCTTCTCCTCCTGCCGTGGCTCGCGGCGTGCGGCAGGGGCGCGGGCTCCCCGCCCTCCCCCTCTTCGACGGCGGCGCCCGGCGGACCATCGGTCCGGGCGCAGGCCGAAAACCTGCTGCGACGCGGCGATCCGCGCGGCGCGATGGAGCTCTTGTCGCGGTATTCCGACCCTAAGGATCCGGACATCGCGTTTCTGCTCGGCGAGGCGGCACTGCGCAGCGGGCGCTACGCCCGGGCCGAGAAGGCCTTTCGAAGAGTTCTCGCCTCCCGGCCGGACGACCTCCCCGCGTCGATGCGCCTGGCCCGCATCGCGTTTCTCGAGGCCCGCTACGGCCCGGCCAGGGAGCAGCTCGACTGGATTCTGGCGCGCTCACCCGATCACGCCGAGGCCCGCGCCCTCCGCAGCCGGATCCGGCTCCGTACGGGCGACCTGAACGGCGCGGCCGCCGACGCGCGGCGCTGGTCGCAGCTCGCTCCCGACGCCGCCGAGCCGCTGCGAATTCTCGGGGCGGTCCAGCGCAAGCGCGGCGACCCGTCGGGCGCCGTGGAGGTTCTGAAGCGCGCCGTCGCCCTCGATCCCGCCGATCTGCCGTCCCGTCAGGAGCTGGCCAAGGCCTACTCCGAAGCCGGGCAGCCGGCCCTCGCCGAGGAGACCTCGCGCGAGGTCGCCCGCCTGGAGCGCCGCGAGCGCGAAGTTTCCCGCCGGCGCCTGGAAGCCAGCTACCATCGCGTGGCGGCGATTCAGGCTCTCGATCGCGGCAATCCGTCCCAGGCCCTGAAAAGCTATCAGGACGCGCTGTCGCACGATCCCGAGAACGTGGACCTCCTTCTCGAGGCGGGGGAGACGGCGCTCAAGGCGGGAATCCCCGCGGTCGCCGAGGAGTACCTCGATCGAGCCGTCAAGCTGGAGCCGTACCGGCCGGCGGTGCGTCGCGCCCGCGGCGAGGTGCTGCTCGAGCTCGGCAAGGCGGAGGCCTCCCTCGCCGACTTGTTGGAGGCGGCCCGCCTCGATCCGGGCGATCCCGCCGTTCATCGCTCCCTGGCGAAAACCTATGGCGTGCTCAACCGCCCCGAGGCCGAAGAGGAAGCGGCCCTGGCCGCGGATCTTGAGAAGGGCGCGGGCGTGCCGCCCCTTGCCGGGCCGACGCCTTGA
- a CDS encoding polyprenyl synthetase family protein has translation MTDLARPAAGALVLSDILGLVGEKLKAVEEEVGRNLRSDIGVIDELGSYLANGGGKRIRPLLLLLSAQAAGYRGERDVLLASVFEFIHTATLVHDDVIDGASLRRGRSSLNATWGNSLTVLLGDYLYIKSMSMALTADDLRIIKILADITLRMIEGELIQSRRVGDLHVTAEEQLEIVRRKTAYLFSGCGHVAGVLAGAGPEREEALRNYGMNLGMSFQIVDDMLDFTADEKTLGKPVASDLREGKLTLPLIYLLERGDAAHLSKVRAVLEDRDFSRVGSAEIVALVRENGTLERTREIARLYGERARRELTGFPDSLARRALECLPDLILSRDR, from the coding sequence GTGACCGACTTGGCACGGCCCGCCGCGGGCGCGCTCGTCCTTTCCGACATCCTGGGGCTCGTCGGGGAGAAGCTCAAGGCGGTGGAGGAAGAGGTCGGCCGCAACCTCCGCTCCGACATCGGCGTCATCGACGAGCTCGGCTCGTACCTGGCGAATGGCGGGGGCAAGCGCATCCGCCCGCTTCTTCTGCTCCTCTCGGCGCAGGCGGCCGGCTATCGCGGCGAGCGCGACGTCCTTCTCGCCTCCGTCTTCGAGTTCATCCACACCGCCACGCTGGTCCACGACGACGTGATCGACGGAGCCTCGCTCCGCCGCGGCCGGTCCTCGCTGAACGCCACGTGGGGAAACAGCCTCACCGTCCTGCTCGGCGACTATCTCTACATTAAATCGATGTCGATGGCCCTCACCGCCGACGATCTGCGGATCATCAAGATCCTCGCCGACATCACCCTGCGCATGATCGAGGGGGAGCTGATTCAGTCACGCCGGGTGGGCGACCTGCACGTCACCGCCGAGGAGCAGCTCGAAATCGTGCGCCGGAAAACCGCCTACCTTTTTTCGGGATGCGGCCACGTGGCCGGCGTGCTGGCGGGCGCGGGCCCGGAGCGTGAGGAAGCGCTGCGCAACTACGGCATGAACCTCGGGATGTCGTTTCAGATCGTCGACGACATGCTCGACTTCACCGCCGACGAGAAGACGCTCGGCAAGCCGGTCGCGTCCGATCTGCGGGAGGGGAAGCTCACCCTGCCGCTCATCTACCTTCTCGAGCGGGGGGACGCCGCGCACCTCTCCAAGGTCCGGGCGGTCCTGGAGGACCGCGATTTCTCGCGCGTCGGCAGCGCCGAGATCGTCGCGCTGGTGCGCGAAAACGGAACCCTCGAAAGGACCCGTGAGATCGCGCGGCTCTATGGGGAGCGGGCCCGCCGGGAGCTGACCGGCTTCCCCGACTCCCTGGCCCGCCGCGCCTTGGAATGCTTGCCCGACTTAATCCTGTCCCGCGATCGCTGA
- a CDS encoding carboxypeptidase-like regulatory domain-containing protein, translating into MGFQAAVKAFRIAAVLCAACLLAGRAEAVEAPAEVVIRGEVKDQAGAPLAGYPVRLIKTKTTLSLLHFSTGSKQIEEARAQTDASGRFELRVLPDRKSDYFYLRFYDPKTFDPVRYAVPGDVDITRPIKTKTELVVDKVVPDHPDWRQVEELLHEFGAQSNRGRILRSLGLPERRETFSDLPGRENWWYYAKGICYQFLSDELLKVRRYDPVLPPGRAS; encoded by the coding sequence ATGGGCTTCCAGGCGGCCGTCAAGGCGTTCCGGATCGCGGCCGTCCTGTGCGCCGCGTGCCTTCTCGCCGGACGGGCGGAGGCCGTGGAGGCTCCCGCCGAAGTGGTGATTCGCGGCGAGGTCAAGGACCAGGCGGGCGCGCCGCTCGCCGGCTACCCCGTCCGGCTGATCAAAACGAAGACGACGCTCAGCCTGCTCCACTTCAGCACCGGCTCCAAGCAGATCGAGGAGGCCCGGGCCCAGACCGACGCGTCGGGCCGCTTCGAGCTGAGAGTCCTTCCGGATCGCAAATCGGACTACTTCTACCTTCGCTTCTATGATCCCAAGACATTCGACCCAGTCCGTTACGCCGTCCCGGGAGACGTCGACATCACCCGGCCGATCAAGACGAAGACCGAGCTCGTCGTCGACAAGGTGGTGCCCGATCACCCCGACTGGAGGCAGGTGGAGGAGCTCCTCCACGAGTTCGGAGCGCAGTCGAACCGCGGCCGGATCCTGCGCTCGCTGGGACTGCCGGAGCGCCGGGAGACGTTCTCGGATTTGCCGGGACGCGAGAACTGGTGGTATTACGCCAAGGGAATCTGCTACCAGTTTCTCTCCGACGAGCTCCTGAAGGTGCGTCGTTACGATCCCGTTCTCCCCCCGGGGCGCGCGAGCTGA
- a CDS encoding outer membrane lipoprotein carrier protein LolA, which produces MTGRATGRIGVLLLAATAAAGLRADEAGALRVLARMQSFYRDTPGITAQFVQTLDAKALGRPQQESGTVWLKPPGRMRWEYRKPAGKIAVLDGRHAYLYLPEDRQVVVGKMGDLEAGAVTTRLLLGNSPIAADFRIEGEPSPVRPGAWLLKLSPKAADFPYDSVALEVEEATGVIRSIKLVDPLGNRMEYRFENVQPVRNLSDRLFTYKIPRGVDIQTMGDEAIPGFPSP; this is translated from the coding sequence ATGACGGGTCGTGCTACCGGCCGAATTGGAGTCCTGCTGCTCGCCGCGACGGCGGCGGCCGGACTCCGCGCCGACGAGGCGGGGGCTCTGAGGGTGCTGGCGCGCATGCAGTCGTTTTATCGCGACACGCCCGGGATCACGGCGCAGTTCGTGCAGACGCTCGACGCCAAGGCCTTGGGCCGGCCTCAGCAGGAATCGGGAACCGTCTGGCTCAAGCCTCCCGGAAGGATGCGCTGGGAATACCGCAAGCCGGCCGGCAAGATCGCCGTTCTGGACGGCCGCCACGCCTATCTGTACCTGCCGGAGGACCGGCAGGTCGTGGTCGGGAAAATGGGCGATCTCGAGGCGGGGGCGGTGACGACGCGGCTCCTCCTCGGGAACAGCCCGATCGCCGCCGACTTCCGGATCGAGGGAGAGCCTTCGCCGGTCCGTCCCGGCGCATGGCTCCTCAAGCTCTCCCCGAAGGCCGCCGACTTTCCGTACGACTCGGTGGCGCTCGAAGTCGAGGAGGCGACGGGAGTGATCCGCTCGATCAAGCTCGTGGACCCTCTCGGCAACCGGATGGAGTACCGCTTCGAGAACGTCCAGCCGGTCCGGAACCTGTCCGATCGCCTCTTCACCTACAAGATTCCGCGCGGCGTCGACATCCAGACGATGGGCGACGAGGCCATCCCCGGTTTCCCGTCGCCTTGA
- the smc gene encoding chromosome segregation protein SMC: MFTLDRMEVHGFKSFYGRTQFEFRHGITAVVGPNGCGKSNIGDAISWVLGDQSPKSLRAERMADVIFNGSEARKPLGMAEVTLRFLGPNGGPEKPEEFLVSRRLYRSGESEYLLNGSRCRLKDIQETLSRSNVGSRLYSVIEQGKVDLILASKPKDRRGLFEEAAGILGYKAKRRVALGKLEATQANLLRIHDILSEVQKQAGSLRRQVARARRYQRLQDAIRSRRGVLLRTRLNDLDLEEGRGAAARRELADREAEASARLSRSESQVESLRRRFEETELEARAGRDRLNDLDREMDRNRLLLQQAGEQREEARRAIARWAGEVEGIRGKLADRAARLRERRAAIEESRNAARALEAELNGKEEEQRRRVDSLGNAERASEECRAALLTALDRLAEARGLADRLEQAVRSHTERSRTLLQEIESAREDLEKRRVELDEAAVLGAALGSEAERLRGAREGAEEALAQEDKSLAGIAARREDLAATTAQIEERRRALEEDPGGSAGSGRGIAAVLTGAREGRLRIQGRVSDALDVDPAWTAAAEAALKEVLRAVVVEAPAEALRAVEFLREGSGGRCAFLPIGEGSREPADLPAELASHPRCAGRLLEKIRSGGLERSLRALLQKTVLVSDLESALDLATRHPEWTFVTREGDLLQAGGLIQGGAPESEQEGILLRRRSREEQGRLMEAARKERDRLESEQEERAAARKAILDRIAALEEKIRDKEREKMEAALRLDQRQEEAARVRRTLDLAAAERQRLETETGDLLSERQRVTATLSEAEGQRADLETQIAEAARRVVEARAATAAGGDLLASFRSRVAVEREKIRAGDEEIAAAEREVAEEEERMRRAEGEGQAASEQVGNLESAAAGLEESLRGGQAARTEAAARLEGREKDLAAVRSGLLEAEQTEKIDRSLVGEVKTKISEADVAAARIAVELKHLESSCLEELAMTLGGVRGLPLPEQEISSAQLEQEVAELKARLETLGAVNLAALEQFREMEERHAFLAKQKKDLEDSIESLHDTIRKINRTSREKFLEAFERIQEGFNQTFHTLFGGGKAELRLMEDEDVLECGIEITASPPGKRLQSITLLSGGEKAMTAVALLFALFRYRPSPFCVLDEVDAPLDEANVGRFTRMLRDLTPETQFIVITHNRRSMEAADLLYGITMEEPGISKVVSMRLEN; this comes from the coding sequence ATGTTCACTCTCGACCGAATGGAAGTGCATGGATTCAAATCGTTTTATGGCCGGACTCAGTTCGAGTTCCGGCACGGCATCACGGCGGTCGTGGGGCCGAATGGATGCGGGAAAAGCAACATCGGCGACGCGATTTCCTGGGTTCTCGGGGATCAGAGCCCGAAGTCGCTGCGGGCGGAGCGGATGGCCGACGTGATCTTCAACGGGAGCGAAGCCCGCAAGCCGCTGGGGATGGCGGAAGTGACGCTGCGCTTCCTGGGACCGAATGGCGGTCCCGAGAAACCCGAGGAGTTTCTCGTCTCGCGGCGTCTGTATCGCAGCGGGGAGAGCGAGTACCTCCTCAACGGCTCGCGCTGCCGCCTCAAGGACATCCAGGAGACCCTCTCCCGCTCGAACGTGGGCTCGCGCCTCTATTCGGTGATCGAGCAGGGGAAGGTGGATCTGATCCTCGCCTCGAAGCCGAAGGACCGGCGGGGCCTCTTCGAAGAGGCGGCGGGGATCCTCGGGTACAAGGCCAAGCGGCGGGTGGCCTTGGGAAAGCTCGAGGCCACCCAGGCGAATCTGCTGCGGATCCACGACATTCTCTCCGAGGTCCAGAAGCAGGCGGGCTCGCTGCGCCGGCAGGTAGCCCGCGCCCGCCGCTACCAGCGCCTGCAGGACGCGATCCGATCGCGCCGCGGCGTGCTGCTGCGCACGCGACTGAACGATCTGGATCTCGAGGAAGGCCGCGGGGCGGCCGCGCGCCGGGAGCTTGCCGATCGCGAGGCGGAGGCCTCGGCCCGCCTGTCGCGCTCGGAATCTCAAGTCGAATCTCTGCGCCGCCGCTTCGAGGAAACCGAGCTCGAAGCGCGCGCCGGCCGGGATCGGCTGAACGATCTCGATCGGGAGATGGATCGAAACCGCCTCCTGCTGCAGCAGGCGGGCGAGCAGCGGGAGGAGGCGCGGCGGGCGATTGCGCGCTGGGCGGGCGAGGTCGAAGGCATCCGCGGGAAGCTGGCGGACCGGGCGGCGCGGCTGCGGGAGCGCCGCGCGGCGATCGAAGAGAGCCGGAACGCCGCACGGGCGCTGGAAGCCGAGCTCAACGGTAAGGAGGAGGAGCAGCGCCGGCGGGTGGATAGCCTCGGGAACGCCGAGCGCGCGTCGGAGGAATGCCGCGCCGCGCTTCTGACGGCGCTCGACCGCCTGGCCGAGGCGCGCGGTCTTGCCGACCGGCTCGAGCAGGCGGTGCGCAGCCACACGGAGCGATCGCGGACCCTGCTGCAGGAAATCGAATCGGCCCGCGAGGATCTCGAGAAGCGCCGGGTGGAGCTGGACGAAGCCGCGGTTCTCGGGGCGGCCCTCGGCTCGGAAGCGGAGAGGCTGCGGGGCGCGCGGGAAGGGGCCGAGGAGGCGCTCGCCCAGGAGGACAAGTCGCTGGCGGGGATCGCCGCCCGCCGCGAGGATCTCGCGGCAACCACGGCCCAGATCGAGGAGCGGCGCCGCGCCTTGGAGGAAGACCCCGGCGGCTCGGCGGGAAGCGGGCGAGGGATCGCCGCCGTCCTGACCGGGGCGCGGGAAGGGAGGCTGCGGATTCAGGGCCGCGTGTCCGACGCTCTGGACGTGGACCCCGCCTGGACGGCGGCGGCAGAAGCGGCGCTCAAGGAAGTCCTGCGGGCGGTGGTGGTGGAGGCGCCCGCGGAAGCGCTGCGCGCGGTCGAGTTCCTGCGCGAGGGGAGCGGCGGGCGGTGCGCCTTCCTGCCGATCGGGGAAGGTTCCCGGGAGCCGGCGGATCTGCCCGCGGAGCTGGCCTCCCATCCGCGCTGCGCCGGACGCCTGCTGGAGAAAATCCGCTCGGGGGGCCTGGAGCGATCGTTGCGGGCTCTCCTGCAGAAGACGGTGCTCGTCTCCGATCTGGAGTCCGCGCTCGATCTCGCCACGCGGCATCCGGAATGGACTTTCGTCACCCGCGAAGGGGATCTTCTCCAGGCCGGAGGGCTCATCCAGGGCGGAGCGCCCGAGTCGGAGCAGGAGGGCATCCTCCTGCGGCGCCGCTCTCGGGAGGAGCAGGGCCGGCTGATGGAGGCGGCGAGAAAGGAGCGCGATCGGCTGGAATCCGAGCAGGAGGAGCGCGCCGCCGCCCGCAAGGCGATCCTGGATCGCATCGCGGCGCTGGAGGAGAAGATCCGCGACAAGGAGCGGGAGAAGATGGAGGCGGCGCTCCGACTGGATCAGCGGCAGGAAGAGGCGGCGCGAGTGCGGAGGACCCTCGATCTGGCCGCGGCGGAGAGACAGCGCCTGGAGACTGAAACCGGGGACCTCCTCTCCGAGCGGCAGCGGGTCACGGCCACCTTGTCGGAAGCGGAGGGCCAGCGCGCCGATCTCGAGACGCAAATCGCCGAGGCGGCGCGCCGGGTCGTTGAGGCGCGCGCGGCGACGGCGGCCGGCGGCGATCTGCTGGCCTCCTTCCGCTCCCGGGTCGCGGTGGAGCGGGAGAAGATCCGCGCCGGTGACGAGGAGATCGCTGCCGCGGAGCGGGAGGTCGCGGAGGAAGAGGAGCGCATGCGCCGGGCCGAGGGGGAGGGACAGGCGGCTTCGGAGCAGGTGGGGAATCTCGAATCGGCCGCCGCCGGCCTGGAGGAGAGCTTGCGCGGCGGTCAGGCCGCGCGCACGGAGGCGGCGGCGCGGCTGGAAGGCCGCGAGAAGGATCTCGCCGCCGTCCGGAGCGGGCTTCTCGAGGCGGAGCAGACGGAGAAGATCGATCGGTCCCTGGTGGGCGAGGTGAAGACGAAGATTTCCGAGGCGGACGTCGCCGCGGCCCGGATCGCGGTCGAGCTCAAGCACCTGGAGTCGAGCTGCCTGGAGGAGCTGGCCATGACCCTGGGAGGCGTCCGCGGCCTCCCCCTTCCGGAGCAGGAGATCTCCTCGGCGCAGCTCGAGCAGGAGGTGGCGGAGCTCAAGGCCCGCCTCGAGACCCTCGGCGCGGTGAACCTCGCGGCGCTCGAGCAGTTCCGCGAGATGGAGGAACGTCACGCGTTCCTCGCGAAGCAGAAGAAAGACCTGGAGGATTCCATCGAATCGCTCCACGACACGATCCGCAAGATCAACCGGACTTCGCGCGAAAAATTCCTGGAGGCCTTCGAGAGGATCCAGGAAGGCTTCAATCAAACCTTCCACACGCTCTTCGGGGGAGGCAAGGCGGAGCTGAGGCTCATGGAAGACGAGGACGTGCTCGAGTGCGGGATCGAGATCACCGCCTCGCCCCCCGGCAAGCGGCTGCAGAGCATCACTCTGCTGTCGGGCGGGGAGAAGGCAATGACGGCCGTCGCCTTGCTGTTCGCCCTGTTCCGCTATCGCCCCTCGCCCTTCTGCGTGCTGGACGAAGTGGATGCTCCTCTGGACGAGGCGAACGTGGGGCGCTTCACGCGAATGCTCCGCGACTTGACCCCGGAGACGCAGTTCATCGTCATCACGCACAACCGGCGCTCGATGGAGGCCGCCGATCTGCTCTACGGGATCACGATGGAAGAGCCCGGAATCTCGAAGGTCGTGTCGATGAGGTTGGAGAACTAG
- a CDS encoding molybdopterin-dependent oxidoreductase, which translates to MAESNPRSVARRRFLLAAARGLAVAASLPLARPWAAQARGLSVPTGSAGQKVRAFPFDQLDSFLVPNESFYLRSHMEIPRIDPAAYRLKLAGWVERPFSLTLSEIGRLPAVRRIVTFECTGSSVGGGMVGTAEWSGPLLAPLLERARPKGGALELVMEGSDAGLDEFLPIPLQFARSIPLPLVGEVQPILALRMNGKPLPPEHGFPIRVVLPGLYGVLQVKWLARLTVVREPFRGFYQTQRYVAMQRTEAGAQVREVLRQRVKSQIARVEPLPEKGKGAYRVFGAAWSGGSGIAKVEVSVDGGARWELARLESRDPCAWALFTHDWTPSPGKHEIVARATDGKGRSQPLERDPSALTGYVNNWCHHKTIIVPA; encoded by the coding sequence ATGGCAGAGTCGAATCCCCGATCCGTCGCGCGCCGCCGCTTCCTTCTTGCCGCCGCGCGCGGCCTGGCGGTGGCCGCCTCGCTGCCGCTCGCCCGGCCGTGGGCCGCCCAGGCCAGGGGACTGAGCGTGCCGACCGGCTCGGCCGGCCAGAAGGTCCGCGCCTTCCCGTTCGACCAGCTCGATTCCTTCCTGGTCCCGAATGAGAGTTTCTACCTGCGCAGTCACATGGAGATCCCGCGGATCGATCCCGCAGCCTACCGGCTCAAGCTCGCGGGCTGGGTGGAGCGTCCCTTCAGCCTGACGCTCTCCGAGATCGGGCGGCTTCCCGCGGTCCGCCGTATAGTGACCTTCGAGTGCACGGGCTCGAGCGTCGGAGGGGGGATGGTGGGCACCGCCGAATGGTCCGGACCGCTCCTGGCCCCGCTGCTCGAACGGGCGCGGCCGAAAGGGGGGGCGCTCGAGCTGGTCATGGAAGGTTCCGACGCCGGGTTGGACGAATTCCTGCCGATTCCCCTGCAGTTCGCCCGCAGCATTCCTCTGCCCCTGGTCGGCGAGGTCCAGCCGATCCTGGCGCTTCGCATGAACGGCAAGCCTCTTCCGCCGGAGCACGGTTTTCCGATCCGCGTCGTCCTGCCGGGACTCTACGGGGTCCTCCAGGTCAAATGGCTCGCCCGGCTCACGGTCGTGCGCGAACCCTTCCGCGGTTTCTACCAGACCCAGCGCTACGTCGCGATGCAGCGGACGGAGGCCGGGGCTCAGGTCCGCGAGGTCCTGCGGCAGCGCGTGAAATCGCAGATTGCCCGGGTCGAGCCCCTCCCGGAGAAGGGCAAGGGAGCCTATCGCGTCTTTGGAGCGGCCTGGTCGGGCGGGTCGGGGATCGCCAAGGTCGAAGTGAGCGTCGACGGGGGAGCGAGGTGGGAGCTCGCCAGGCTCGAATCCCGGGATCCGTGCGCCTGGGCCCTCTTCACCCACGACTGGACTCCTTCCCCGGGAAAACACGAAATCGTCGCCCGGGCCACCGACGGAAAGGGGAGAAGCCAGCCCTTGGAGCGGGATCCCTCCGCGCTCACCGGCTACGTCAACAACTGGTGCCATCACAAGACGATCATCGTCCCGGCTTGA
- a CDS encoding CRTAC1 family protein, with amino-acid sequence MIRGRPPRWLGTAVLALALAGCRREPPATSAPAGPRAAAGAALFEDVTERSGISFRHTTGATGEKYLPETIGSGVCVLDFDSDRRPDIYFVSGSELPPPSGGGVSRNRLYRNRGDGTFEDVTAASGTGAPGYGLGCAVGDFDSDGRPDLYVTNFGPNVLYRNRGDGTFENVTESTGTGDPSFSTGATFVDIDNDGDLDLYVVNYMTYRLADNKYCGELKPGFRAYCGPESYPGRADVLYRNDGGRFTDVSQSAGVADPEGRGLGVVAFDYDADGDQDLYVANDGMANFLYRNDGRGRFHEVGLLAGVALSEEGKTQAGMGVDYGDFDGDGRPDLFVANLSFQASALYRNNGDGTFDERSFPSGLAGPTHLMTGYGAGFFDFDNDGWPDLFQANGNMLDNVELYYDNVTFKEPSQLFRNRGNGTFEEVTRTAGPDLAVPRVGRGSAFLDFDGDGNVDLVMSTMGDEARLFRNRGMAGRHHLDLLLSGRVSNRSGFGARVVLQAGGRSQSREAHASSGFASQSESGVHFGLGEAARIDRLEVKWPSGKIDRIPPPAVDRTVEIVEGSGRAVPVKPGR; translated from the coding sequence TTGATCCGGGGCCGTCCGCCGCGCTGGCTAGGGACCGCCGTCCTGGCCCTGGCGCTGGCGGGCTGCCGGCGCGAGCCCCCCGCCACCTCCGCCCCGGCCGGGCCGCGCGCGGCCGCCGGGGCGGCGCTGTTCGAGGACGTCACCGAGCGCTCCGGCATCTCGTTCCGCCACACGACGGGGGCCACCGGAGAGAAGTACCTTCCCGAGACGATCGGGTCCGGCGTCTGCGTCCTCGATTTCGACTCCGATCGCCGTCCCGACATCTATTTCGTGAGCGGCTCGGAGCTTCCGCCCCCTTCCGGCGGCGGGGTCTCCCGGAACCGTCTCTATCGGAACCGCGGCGATGGGACGTTCGAGGACGTCACGGCCGCTTCGGGGACCGGCGCGCCGGGATACGGTCTCGGCTGCGCGGTCGGCGATTTCGACTCCGACGGCCGTCCCGATCTCTACGTGACCAACTTCGGGCCGAACGTCCTGTACCGGAATCGCGGCGACGGCACGTTCGAGAACGTCACCGAGTCGACCGGAACGGGCGATCCCTCCTTTTCCACCGGAGCCACGTTCGTGGACATCGACAACGACGGCGACCTCGATCTCTACGTGGTCAACTACATGACCTACCGCCTCGCGGACAACAAGTACTGCGGAGAGCTGAAGCCCGGGTTTCGCGCCTATTGCGGGCCCGAGAGCTACCCGGGCCGGGCGGACGTCCTCTATCGCAACGACGGCGGCCGCTTCACCGACGTGTCCCAGAGCGCCGGCGTGGCCGATCCCGAAGGCCGGGGCCTCGGAGTGGTGGCGTTCGACTACGATGCCGACGGCGACCAGGATCTCTACGTCGCCAACGACGGCATGGCCAATTTTCTCTACCGCAACGACGGCCGCGGACGCTTCCACGAAGTGGGATTGCTCGCGGGAGTGGCGCTGAGCGAAGAGGGCAAGACCCAGGCCGGCATGGGCGTCGATTACGGCGATTTCGACGGCGACGGCCGGCCGGACCTGTTCGTCGCCAACCTTTCCTTCCAGGCCTCGGCCCTCTATCGGAACAACGGCGACGGCACCTTCGACGAGAGGAGCTTTCCCTCGGGCCTGGCGGGGCCGACCCATCTCATGACCGGCTACGGCGCGGGATTCTTCGATTTCGACAACGACGGCTGGCCGGACCTCTTCCAGGCGAACGGCAACATGCTCGACAACGTCGAGCTGTATTACGACAACGTCACGTTCAAGGAGCCTTCCCAGCTCTTTCGGAACCGCGGAAACGGCACCTTCGAGGAGGTGACCCGGACGGCCGGGCCCGATCTCGCCGTGCCGCGCGTCGGCCGCGGATCGGCCTTTCTCGACTTCGACGGCGACGGCAACGTCGATCTCGTCATGTCGACGATGGGGGACGAGGCGCGGCTCTTCCGCAACCGCGGGATGGCCGGCCGCCATCATCTTGACCTCCTGTTGTCGGGGCGAGTCTCGAATCGCAGCGGTTTTGGCGCGCGGGTCGTTCTGCAGGCGGGGGGGCGGAGCCAGTCGCGCGAGGCCCACGCTTCCTCCGGATTCGCCTCGCAGTCGGAGTCGGGAGTTCACTTCGGGCTGGGGGAGGCGGCGCGGATCGATCGGCTGGAGGTGAAGTGGCCTTCCGGGAAGATCGACCGGATCCCTCCCCCCGCGGTCGATCGGACGGTCGAGATCGTGGAGGGGAGCGGGCGCGCCGTTCCCGTCAAGCCGGGACGATGA
- a CDS encoding YajQ family cyclic di-GMP-binding protein: MAQESSFDIVCKIDLQEVDNAIQQVMKEIRTRYDFKGSKSDVRRESHEILLLADDEYKRKSIMDMLSQRLAARKVSLKGLTFSKPEEAAGGALRQKIALQQGIPTEQAKEIVKIIKNTGRKVQAAIQGDLVRVRGKSKDDLQGIMQVLRGSSLAIDMQFENYR; encoded by the coding sequence ATGGCGCAGGAGAGCTCCTTCGACATCGTATGCAAGATCGACTTGCAGGAGGTGGACAACGCCATCCAGCAGGTCATGAAGGAAATCCGCACGCGTTACGATTTCAAGGGAAGCAAGAGCGACGTCCGCCGGGAGAGCCACGAGATCCTGCTTCTCGCGGACGACGAGTACAAGCGGAAGAGCATCATGGACATGCTCAGCCAGCGCTTGGCGGCGCGCAAAGTCTCCTTGAAGGGGCTGACCTTCTCCAAGCCCGAGGAGGCGGCCGGCGGCGCCTTGCGGCAGAAGATCGCGCTCCAGCAGGGGATCCCGACCGAGCAGGCGAAGGAAATCGTCAAGATCATCAAGAACACGGGCCGCAAGGTGCAGGCGGCCATCCAGGGCGATCTGGTCCGGGTCCGCGGCAAGAGCAAGGACGACCTTCAGGGAATCATGCAGGTCTTGCGTGGCAGCTCGCTGGCGATCGACATGCAGTTCGAGAACTATCGCTAG